Proteins from a single region of Corvus hawaiiensis isolate bCorHaw1 chromosome 6, bCorHaw1.pri.cur, whole genome shotgun sequence:
- the LOC125327056 gene encoding inositol 1,4,5-trisphosphate receptor-interacting protein-like 1, giving the protein MGSLAFWFLLLQSLVHYLQPVGDGLDEAMRLRMEARAMSQEVERILLEWEVEQLTLKQSRGAWRELLWSALQHWQIWAIAGLLLLLSALWFFWRKRSRQAQISVEEEEEEEKEKEEEEDEEEGDQTWEYDLRWLLEERIQWPVQDLQTGCRRTTALMDNFITVLRRALNGTFLPVLQRAIGVGSAFEGWTAREEEVVYRVLVPMTPPRGHTFHLEHDTEEQRPGRNFRVRVQLECSCPREQQGANLLCFLHHPEEVRRRSRQPNLLDTLCTGAYLDVRKTARWLCQLVRAKWWRLPQSRSWRLVLLPSKRSCKLRLTNDQGSFWVKVLFGVRKGTSDIFVSSRPQGAHTPSTMWPETYTVAETKFFRHMARQAPQDSSHLKCLQLLAGVLPRKDFSIYCVKTIVMRLLNTVPLTQWHRRYFVLQLSDILEQLRLSLEEKHLLHFIVGNQRLPEEISLPPDVRMAEPHNLLRYLAQDPAAHSQAMEAYLDLRQCLARVLAYGHF; this is encoded by the coding sequence ATGGGTTCCTTGGCATTCTGGttcttgctcttgcaaagcctAGTCCACTACCTGCAGCCCGTGGGTGATGGTTTGGACGAGGCGATGCGTCTGCGCATGGAGGCGCGTGCGATGAGccaggaagtggagaggattcttctggagTGGGAAGTGGAGCAGCTCACCCTgaagcagagtagaggggccTGGCGAGAGCTGCTctggtctgccttgcagcactggcagatCTGGGCCattgctgggctcctgctccttctctcgGCCCTATGgtttttctggaggaaaagaagCCGTCAGGCACAGATCagtgtggaggaggaggaggaggaggaaaaggagaaggaggaagaggaagacgAAGAGGAAGGGGACCAGACATGGGAATATGATCTGAGATGGCTTCTAGAGGAGCGTATACAGTGGCCTGTACAGGACCTGCAgacaggctgcaggaggacaaCGGCCCTGATGGACAACTTCATAACTGTCCTCAGGCGTGCCTTGAATGGCACTTTCTTGCCGGTGCTGCAACGAGCCATCGGAGTGGGCAGTGCCTTTGAAGGTTGGACAGCCCGTGAGGAGGAAGTTGTGTACCGCGTGCTCGTGCCCATGACTCCTCCCCGAGGGCACACCTTCCACCTGGAGCATGACACTGAGGAGCAGAGGCCCGGCAGGAACTTCCGTGTCCgtgtgcagctggagtgcagcTGCCcgagggagcagcagggtgcgaacctgctgtgcttcctgcaccacCCCGAGGAGGTTAGGAGGAGGAGTCGGCAGCCCAACCTCCTAGACACCCTGTGCACCGGCGCCTACCTCGACGTGCGGAAAACTGCCCGCTGGTTGTGCCAACTGGTGAGAGCAAAGTGGTGGCGTTTGCCCCAGTCACGCAGCTGGCgtttagtgctgctgccctccaaaCGCTCCTGCAAACTCAGGCTGACCAACGACCAAGGAAGCTTCTGGGTGAAGGTGCTGTTCGGGGTGCGGAAAGGCACCTCAGACATCTTTGTCAGCAGCCGGCCTCAGGGGGCCCACACCCCAAGCACAATGTGGCCTGAGACCTACACCGTGGCAGAGACAAAGTTCTTCAGGCACATGGCCAGGCAGGCCCCCCAGGACAGCTCAcacctcaaatgcctgcagctcttggccggTGTTCTTCCGCGCAAGGACTTCTCCATCTATTGCGTGAAGACCATTGTCATGCGCCTGCTGAACACCGTACCGCTGACACAGTGGCACAGGAGATATTTTGTGCTTCAGCTCTCGGATATCCTGGAGCAGCTGCGCTTATCCCTGGAAGAGAAACACCTTTTGCATTTTATTGTGGGCAACCAGAGGCTTCCAGAGGAGATCAGTCTGCCCCCAGACGTACGAATGGCTGAGCCACACAACCTCCTCCGCTACCTGGCGCAGGATCCGGCCGCCCATTCCCAGGCAATGGAGGCCTACCTCGATCTGCGCCAGTGCCTGGCAAGAGTGCTGGCCTATGGCCATTTTTAG